The sequence aatgactggagtattaagtaacagttaactaaccgttaactaatgtgccTAAGAATcgtgtactaatgctgttcatgctaaggtattaatttatatgttatttaagggttattgtagatattattaacattagtaaatgccataataatcattaactaacacttaattaaccattacgctttaactaacgttaagtaacgttaattgttgtactcttgttgtaaagtgttaccaatttgtttttaacattatatggttttgatttttgatttttgattttttatttttgattttttttttttcagtctagCATGATTTGAATTGttgactttctttttttgtcgGGTCGGGGGTATGTTCCTGTGCTCCACTGTTTTGCTTCAGGCCGCTGCCATGACTTAATTTCCCGAGGATGACCAACAGTGTCACCTACGCGTGCCGCCTGACCTCCCCTCACAGGACAGTTGGCCTATCCGGGATTGCCACCGCTGGCTTTTGTTTTACCAGCAATTTGCAAGCCGTTTGTTGTGTGCCACTTGTTTTGTGATGCAGGCTCAGGTCGGGAATGTAAATATTGACACAAAGCATCTTGTTTACAAGTGAGCCGCAGGACCGTCTAAGCCCAAATCCCACTCCCACTGTATGTAGAAAGACAGGTGTGGCGACAATTTCTCAGATCTAGGCCGTGGAAATCCGAATTTCACCCAGCCTGGCTGCTGACGCGCCCTTCCCCTTGTTATATAAAGAGCCTTGGAGCGAGGAGGATGCTCACCTGGTTACAATGCCGCTggactttgtgtgtgtcctgctgctggCAGGCTGCGGCGTGGCGCTGGGCGGAGGCCAGGCGCTCAGTGTGTCTGACAGATGCATGCAGGACACAGACGCCTTCCTGTGGGAGATCAACCAGGACACACCAAAACAATATGCAGCTCTGAGTGAGTACAGCTGACTCTTCAAGGtggatgtgctgctgctgcatagGTGGAGCACAGTGATTCATTATGTCTGTGAGCTTTAAGTTTGATATGTTTTGTCCTTAAAAATATCATAACACAAATGATAGTAGCAACCCCTGCTTCTCTGGAAATTTACATGTGTAGCAGAAAAAAGTAACACTTAATAAGATTACCATTACAGAGggtttatgaatgaaatatatAGGTTATTGATTAggttaaataaatcattaataaacaattataaagAAGTTCTAACACGGTTTTCATACACTGATGCAGCCTCACTATTTGGTAAAAAATGTTCTGCTACATCTGAGGTCTTGCAAGTTGCTTAACTTCATTTACTTGAGCGTGCCAAAAAGTGAGCCTGCAtcaatatatggatattgtgtCAAAATGATTCTCACTGTTCATTACTAATTCAAAACCTAGTTATAAACCCTTCATAAGGGTAGTCTTAGTACAAAGTGGTGAGgcacattttgcatgatgtgCTTTTGacatttccctgtgtgtgtgtgtgtgtgtgtgtgtgtgtgtgtgtgtgtgtgtgtgtgtgtgtgtgtgtgttaacagtgtATGATGCATTTGGGAAGATTGGTAGTGATGTTCATGGGGGTAACATCAACAGGCTTGGCTCCAGGACAGAGTGTCAGTCTGTCCAGGGCCCTTCCTTTTCTGGACAGTACTGCCGGGTGCTCCTGCAGCAGGTGAggaaatgaacaacaacaacaataataataataataatttatgacaatggtagtagtagcagtcaCAGTGGTAGTAATCGCGACCAGGAAGAGCAAGAGGGCTTTTATAAATGTACGTAAACAGCGACTGCACATTGGAACATACAGCATACAGTAAGAATGTATGGATGAATGTATGAAAAGAAGGCTTGATTACAGGATGAAGAGCGTGTGCAAATAGCAGACTGGAGTTAAAACTTAtcaagaaaaaagggaaatatatgcagtaaaaaaaaataggaaaaagtAGGAATATCATCACTGTAATCCtaatattttcatattgcaaAAAAAGCAGAGTTTAACAACTGATTCAGAGAaatacatgtaaacacaagtaacacagatagatagataaatagatagatagatagatagatagatagatagatagatagatagatagatagatagatacagtgAGATTAAGAAAAGAAATTGTGCGATGTTGAAATGagcctgacaaaaaaaaaaaaaaaaaaaaaaaaaaaaaaaatctattgaaaggctaattttttccctctgtttacAACTATggccataaaaacacacagttgcTTTCCACAGTCACTCCTCATTTTCATGCGTTGTAAATTACTTATGACGTATTTCATATCTATAAGTTATTGCAGGCTCAACCCAATCATATCAGTTCAGGCTCAGTTTATTTAGTTATGCATGCAGGTTGTAGAGGGTGGGTTCTCCGCTGCTGTGTGTTGCCTAAATCAACCTGAACCTGATGCTGAACTTGAATGTTTGAATATGGATGTCGGTGGGGCCTCTTCCGCTGTCATGGCTCTTATGGGGGTCAGAAATTAcagatgagatttaaaaaaaaaaaaaaaaaaaaactaaatttaacCCAGCAGATAGTGAAACAAGTATCAGGTAGACAGCCTCTGTTCTTAtccattaaccagctgctttatagccaaCCTgtacttcagtttgcatttggcccGTCAGCTGACAGTTCTGCTGTGCTGGGAGTCAGACTCAGACAGAATAGTTTTTTCTATGGACAAAGTTCTGGTCTGGCTGGTGTCGGGATCAGTGCTAAAGACAGAGGACATCAGGTGAGTAGGCGGTTCTTCAATCCGTCCTGGGTCACGCCTGTTTACACTTCTAATGTGATGTGGACAAAAGCCTCAGGCCACCTCCGAATGTGGCCTGAGTGATCAGATGTCTAGTTGCTTTGGGAGGCACACTGGGTGCTGTTTACACCTTAGTGGGGCACCCAGGTCGGATGCTAATGCAAGGTGAAAACAGGGCCTTTGATTCATCAAATCTTGAGGATTGGGCCACAGCAGACTCACACTAGAGGTTCTGCACGTGTCAGCCGAGAACAAGACAGTGACGCCTCAAGCTGCAGTGGGCATGTGAGCACCAAATCTGACAAATGAACGTGAAGACTAGAAAAAATGCCCCCTTGTTCAACACATCACAACACGCAGCTTGTGGATATTTCCAGTGCCTTGCTGAATTTCTGCCTCAAAGAATTTAGGCAATTCCTCACCCAAATGCTcatgttttagtcattttgtaGGTGCCTTCTTGATGCTTTTTAACCATGAAACAAAGCTCCGGGTAGCTCACAGATGTCACGGCAGGTTTAGAAACCTCAGACAGGGACTAACAAAGCACAAATCCATCCTACCAAAAACAGCATATTACATTGAATGTATTGAACCCTAAACAAATAACATACCCAAagacatttttatctgtttactTATAATTCTACCTCGTCCAAAAAAGTATAACCATATGCAACAGGCCATGCTTCGTGGATAACATTACCTCTTCACAGGTGAGAGGCTAATGATCATGTCTGCTGGTTGGAAAAgtcctaaaaataaaaataaatacatttttaaaaagtaaaaagatgGCTTAAGAGCCAGTGGACGCTAGCTTGCCTGACGTGGTCCTTGACATTGTCAGCTTAGACACGATGCCCGGGCTgaatacaacaacaaaacattctCCTCTGCATCTGCAGTTTCATATGCTAaatcaggggtcaccaatcatgtgccatggagggccgagaggctgcaggttttcattccaactaagacctccaccaggtgatttcactgattagctcctcctttctgatacaaggtgaggtgatcagtgaagtcacctggtggaggtcttggttggaatgaaaacctgcagcctctcggccctccatggcacatgattggtgacccctgtgCTAAATTTTCGCCCATGTTTATGTTAAGATGATCAAGTTATCTTTTGAAATAATGATGCTTTTACCAGGACACGATCAACTACTTTGTGGGCGTCTGTGTTCCAGACTCCTGTGGGGAAGAGGACGTGCAAACCCTGATTTTACATGGTCAGTGAATTCCAGTATCTTCTTTCAGGCTCCAATTTCAGGATCAAATTGATCCATTGCAGTATCATCTGATTAcaccaattttatttttttttttactcatttattttaacTGACTTGTTTCATAGAGAGATTCCAGTTGGGTCAGACGTCTTTGATTCCTCCTTTGCCTCCCATCCTCGTCCATAATTCCACTCAAGCGATCGCCACAACCGAATGTTTTTCCGCCACCAAAACCCCTGACGCTTCAGCTATCATATGCCTGTGAGTATGATTAGGTGTCAGTACTCTCTGTCATGTCTTAGATAAGTGACGAGCACAGTACATGTCATTGTAGAAGTGCCTCTTCTCAAGTTCAGGCTGAACCTGCGGCCCtcatattttcttaaaaaaaaaaaaaaatcagcagcaaatCTTCATCTAGACATCTCCTTTTTCCTCAGGACTGTGTGTGCTGTAATGCTGGCATTACCTCTTGCTGCTACCTTATTTACGGCTATTAAAAGGTGGCAACGCAATAGGGAGATCAGTCCAAGAGAAGAGTCTTCTTTAAACAAGGGAATGAACCTTTATGGGACCTTATCTAACGCCTCCTCTAGTGGAGGGAATACCAACCATGATGTCCAGCAGAGTGAAAAGGGCCAAAGCAACTCAGAGGAAGACAACAGTAAGTACTGTTTGAGCACTTTGCACTTTCTGTGCACACATACCTGCATGCACAAGTGAGTGCATTTACTTTTGCTATTGCTTCATACTGATAGGATATAGTCAGGGACAGGGATCCAGTTTTTCAAGAGTACTGACTTTGCCAAtatggagagaaacacaaactggAGACAGGTACAAACAGTATTCATCAAACAATCAATCATCAGTCAAATATATTTCCAAATAATCAGTTAAAACATCCACCTAACAACAAAACGTTCATATTTAAaacaactgattgattgactgattgattggaaATACTGCCGTATATTTACCAAGTATTCAAGTATTTAGCCAACTAGGGCCATTCAGAGATTGGACAATAATGAATGTGATCACTAGAATCTAAAATTTGTCCATAAAAGCACACTTAAGAAAGAGCGCGTATTCTTAGAGATCTcataaacaggaaaaacagcGGTGCCTTTGCTTTGAGTCAAATGTAAACTTTGTTTCTAAGGAAACATGAGCtagtaataaaatgaatatagTGTTCTCATTTTGCTTGCCTCATatttgcatgcatgcttgtgtgcacTTGGATGTGATTATCTGTCAACACGTTTTTGTCTGGCAGAACATATGTATAAGTTGAAGTCTGACCTTTCATTGATTACTGTCTCATTGTCTCGCCTGTCACAGGcgttgtatttattgttgtaacatTGTTTATGCTGCCCTCGTGGCCAGGtcactcttgaaaaagagattttaatctcaatgagtctttttacctggttaaataaaggatattgattgattgattgacagacAGCACCGAGGACCCACCGCCGTGTTTTCTTCGAAACTGCATGCAGCAGTGCGTCCAGGCCTTCTCTCTACAGACCACCATGCAGGGTGTCCTCAGCACCTCCTCAGCCCACAGCTACTCCTCCCTGAATGGCATCCGTGCCCTCAGTGTGCTCTCCATCATCTGGCGCCATGTCATCGAGTTCAGTGGAAAGTTCACCGTGGGTATGACAACTATTCTGCCTTACAGCTTGCACTCACAAGCACAATAACCTTCCTCATTTAGTCTGTCTGTCATTAACTCATTTGTTCTTGACCTCATACTACAATATCTCTATTGCAGATAATGTCAACACATGGGGTGAGGTAGCTCTTGTCAATTTTCAATATGTGTTTACCACTAGCGGACCTCTTTATCTGGCTGTAGACACCTTCCTGCTCCTGGGGTAAGACGGAAAAGATGACAAGTTTTAAACTTTGATTGATTTGCAGAATTGTGAAtgtaaaaactgttttatgATGAGCTGTTATGGGGATTTTTAAATTGCCAGGATTAGCCATTCTTAAGCTGAGTCTTGAACAAGTTATGTGTCGCAGGGGCCTGCTGAGTGCCAAGTCTCTGCTGAGCACCATCCGTAGGGCTGAGGACAAAATGAGTCTTCGTTTGGCGGCATGCTTCCTCTTCAAGAGGTTAAGAAGGTACATTAGTTCATCATGTCAAGCTATGACTGAATGTAAAGTCATCTTTCtaattttttacagtttgtggCAATGAACCAGGAGGGATGTAGTGGTCCTATGCATGCCCTCATTCAGAGCTTTgtacatgattaaaaaaaaacatatggatttattaaaaaaaaaaaaaaaaaagggtcagcCAGTGGGTATGCCTGGCAGTATGAAAGGTACTTTaatcaaatgacaaaatgtcaaGCACAGTGGTATACACTATCCAGCGCTGGCAAACATTAGGTGGGAGTGCTCATGTTCACTGGATCACCATAAACTTCAACAGGCAAGGAAGCAGTCAACACAGCTTGCTTGGAAGGGAACAAAGATTTTCTTCCTTAAGAGGAAACCTTTGTTCACATTAAGCTGAGATGCAAGGTTATTAATATGAGATTTGATTAGAATGACAGTTGGTGATCAGTAAGGATACCCAGACACCTATAGCTAGAAAGCAATTATATTTCTATCCTTTGGTCATATAAGTTTGGCTTTGTCTGGATTTACAAGCTTAAAGGGCTagtccaatgttttgggcaagaAAGCCTTTTTCCAGCTAGCCTACAGAAACTCAAGGACTTAGACAACAGACACTAAGCAACAGTAAAACACTACAGTACATTATTACTGTTTAAACATTGATACCTGCATGGTACATTTCTGAACTTCAAATAGTAATCCATTAGGAATGCCCCCAAATCTGAATCCCTTTTCGGCAAGTAACGAATAATGGCTTTCTGTCGAATAAATTACCCttccaagtatttttttttttttttttcaaattcagctttaaataatacattaaaTTTCCTCATAATATGAGAAGAATAATGCTAGTCATTAGAGTGGGTTTTTGTAAACCTATATAGTTTTATTAaacaggaatttcagtcattttatatttatttgtggttaaaatcaaacaattcaagaaaaacaataaattactTCCAGTTTGAGCCACATCCACTTTTTGACTTACTTTGACcccaaataaatacaaatacaaacacatgtaGTGGTGCCTCCACACACCTTGATAATCCACACAGTAAAATATGATGTCATCGGTCAGTGACAGTTACcctgtgtgaagtgtgtttCATGTAaactccatctgtctgtgtgtggctgtctcTTCCCTGCAGGGTCCAGCCGctgcatttattcctcatatgtTTAGCCATGGGTGTGTTCTCTACGCTCAACATGGCAGCCAACACACAGCTGTCTCCATCTTTTGTGGACAACTGTAAGGCGAACTGGTGGGCCAATGTGCTATTGATTAACAATTTCTTCACTGTAAACGAGATGGTGAGTTGAGCCAATaactattgttttgttttgtttttttatttgaaaggctttgacctcctttttcctctccttccttctcaaCAATAAATATATGGTTTAGCCTAACTACCCTTTGAAATAAcctgtttttctttacattttttccacCTGTTTATCCACAGTGTCTTCCTTGGACATGGTACCTGTCTATGGACTTCATGTTTTATATCACCACTCCTGTGCTGATCTGTATTTATAGATGGTATGCCAACATTACTATTAAATGCAATTTATTCTTTGATTACATCAGACTTTTTCTCAGCTAAATGACATTGAAGAATAAGGATGCAGCCACACTGATCTGTCATTGTGCGGATATTAATTTGATAAAGAGATCGTCTGATTGTCGTTTTGTTTTGGCAGTTCCTTTAAAGTAGTAGTCTGAGTGTGCCACAGACTTTGAGCTGTTGCGGCTAAATGGAAACTAAACCTGTCAGTGCCAGGAAATTTAGCCTGTTGGTGCTTTTTTATACATCAAAACTGGAACAAGGGGACGCTtctcactgaaaacaaaatggacACTGACTCAGGCAGGACCGATCAGTTGATCAGTGTGGCTGCAGGCTGTATGGGTACGTGTCCACAGCGGCGTGTATTTGATGCAAGGTGTCGCGCAGCTTCCCAAATTTGGCCACTTGATGGGCGTGCCGCTTCTGATGATTGACAGTTGCTCTCTCCTATGAGCGCACCAACACTTCCTAGCTGCACCTGGTTGGACAGACGCCTCACCAGTGGGCCGTCCTCTCCCGGATTTCAAACCGTACCACCGCGGAGAGGCATCGAGTCACATTTGACGCCCTTTATTTGCATAAAGCAGCCTAGACCTAAGCTTTATGCAAATAAGGGTGACGCCGATGTGACACCCCATCTC comes from Myripristis murdjan chromosome 12, fMyrMur1.1, whole genome shotgun sequence and encodes:
- the oacyl gene encoding O-acyltransferase like protein, with amino-acid sequence MPLDFVCVLLLAGCGVALGGGQALSVSDRCMQDTDAFLWEINQDTPKQYAALTDSSAVLGVRLRQNSFFYGQSSGLAGVGISAKDRGHQDTINYFVGVCVPDSCGEEDVQTLILHERFQLGQTSLIPPLPPILVHNSTQAIATTECFSATKTPDASAIICLTVCAVMLALPLAATLFTAIKRWQRNREISPREESSLNKGMNLYGTLSNASSSGGNTNHDVQQSEKGQSNSEEDNNSTEDPPPCFLRNCMQQCVQAFSLQTTMQGVLSTSSAHSYSSLNGIRALSVLSIIWRHVIEFSGKFTVDNVNTWGEVALVNFQYVFTTSGPLYLAVDTFLLLGGLLSAKSLLSTIRRAEDKMSLRLAACFLFKRLRRVQPLHLFLICLAMGVFSTLNMAANTQLSPSFVDNCKANWWANVLLINNFFTVNEMCLPWTWYLSMDFMFYITTPVLICIYRWKRSVFVAVAVILMLVTIVSSAVVTALYQLSVTLGSTFVYPSYAKYYYHKLYTRYGPFLIGIVMGIYMTTKKEQLIKHRWQAALGWVTCLLALVLLYVFAFMLQQMPKEDSIPHAIYQGLHRSVWALCVAWIILSCEEGNGGFINTLLSLGVWTPLSNISFACYLVHPIFITLYTDLLDTQAHYSDYNFWYLFNGNMLPTLVVSYALTVMVEKPFVLLKGRSE